A genome region from Sardina pilchardus chromosome 22, fSarPil1.1, whole genome shotgun sequence includes the following:
- the mfsd1l gene encoding major facilitator superfamily domain-containing protein 1 — translation MAKPAEKAYYRFMVLFFNCLLTFGSYFCFDIPSVLQDQFQGNLICPNATVTNGTSQNTTDVCVEGLGMTPQEYNLLYAIYAWTNAVVVIMAGFLIDKLGNRFGVFLFSFLTVLGSAIFALGSHFKGTSALLPLMLTGRLLFGSGNGSLTIVQNRITAFWFRGKELALAFGLTLAFSRLGSVLNFFLTQRFEADFGMQWTLWGGTLLCVLGFLAAITVSALDKVGMRQLGLDGAIQEESRKVRIQDVRLLSLRYWLLVLTIMFFYNGIFPFIADASKFIQDKYSGYDQKSAAYIAGAVYDSSLVLSATVGILIDYIGLRGVFAVLCAVLTLPVFGLLAFTFVPPLICTIWLGVTYSFAAASMWPSIPLVVPQATLGTAMGLATSVQMVGIGISNLVVGQILGTKSSDAKIPLWRWQRMMIFMLANTISCIATATALNFVDHRQGGTLNKTTKRSAAAPPAAAGDREPLVGEEREGAGDGERQEDD, via the exons ATGGCGAAACCAGCTGAGAAAG CCTATTACCGTTTTATGGTATTGTTCTTCAACTGCCTGTTGACGTTCGGCTCCTACTTCTGTTTCGACATCCCAAGTGTGTTGCAAGATCAGTTCCAGGGG aatCTGATCTGTCCAAACGCGACTGTAACTAATGGGACCTCACAAAACactacagatgtgtgtgtggagggattgGGAATGACCCCTCAGGAGTACAACCTGCTCTACGCCATCTATGCCTGGAC AAACGCAGTGGTGGTGATTATGGCTGGCTTCCTCATTGACAAGCTGGGAAATCGCT TCGGAgtgttcctcttctccttcctgaCCGTGCTGGGGTCCGCCATCTTTGCTTTGGGTTCCCATTTTAAGGGCACCTCGGCTCTGCTGCCTCTCATGCTCACGGGCCGCCTGCTCTTCGGCTCCGGCAACGGCTCCCTCACCA TTGTGCAGAACCGTATCACGGCGTTCTGGTTCCGTGGAAAGGAGCTTGCATTAGCGTTTGGTCTGACCTTGGCGTTCTCCAGGCTGGGTTCGGTTCTTAACTTCTTTCTGACGCAGCGCTTCGAGGCTGACTTTGGCATGCAGTGGACCCTCTGGGGAG gcactctgctgtgtgtgctgggtttCCTGGCGGCCATCACGGTGAGTGCTCTAGATAAGGTGGGCATGAGACAGCTGGGTCTGGATGGAGCCATACAGGAGGAGTCCCGCAAAGTG AGGATACAAGATGTGAGATTGCTGTCTCTGCGCTACTGGCTGCTGGTGCTTACCATCATGTTCTTTTACAACGGTATCTTTCCGTTCATCGCTgatgccag TAAGTTCATCCAGGACAAATACAGCGGCTATGACCAGAAGAGCGCAGCCTACATCGCCGGAGCCGTGTATGACAGCTCTCTGGTGCTCTCTGCCACTGTAGGCATACTCATT gACTACATCGGGCTGAGGGGTGTGTTTGCTGTCTTGTGTGCGGTCCTCACGCTGCCCGTGTTTGGCCTGCTGGCCTTCACCTTTGTCCCTCCTCTCATCTGCACTATTTGGCTGGGAGTCACATACTCGTTTGCTgcg gctagTATGTGGCCCTCTATCCCTCTTGTGGTCCCTCAGGCAACTCTTGGGACGGCTATGGGCCTGGCTACATCAGTGCAAATGGTTGGCATTGGAATTTCCAACCTAGTGGTTGGACAGATTCTGGGCACCAAATCGAG tgatGCAAAGATCCCACTGTGGCGATGGCAGAGGATGATGATCTTCATGTTAGCCAACACCATCAGCTGTATTGCCACGGCAACGGCCCTCAATTTCGTGGACCATCGACAG ggggggacACTGAACAAGACGACCAAGAGGTCGGCAGCAGCGCCTCCTGCGGCGGCAGGGGACCGAGAGCCTctggtgggagaggagagggagggagctggagacggagagagacaggaggacgACTGA